Proteins from a genomic interval of Anolis sagrei isolate rAnoSag1 chromosome 1, rAnoSag1.mat, whole genome shotgun sequence:
- the CMPK2 gene encoding UMP-CMP kinase 2, mitochondrial, translating to MLLRCLAPGSLLRGPSSRRCFMAEPLASERDYSASTTGRGSPTGNSRRDGDPGGLRLFSAGVLASSQAARRVLEECTSFVPEARAVLDLVDNCPVHTEKGNFPVIVIEGLDATGKTTVTCALKDALNAVLLRTPPPCVSQWRKVFDNQPTLIRRAFYALTNYIVASEIAKASVNSPVIVDRYWHSTAAYAIATEISGKVDDLPPPHHPVYCWPKDLLKPDVVLLLTLSSDERIRRLQGRGMEKTREEAELEENRSFRQRVEEAYRRMENPACQPVDASPSREEVVKAVLRLIKTQCDLPRDSSK from the exons ATGCTGCTCCGTTGCCTGGCGCCTGGGTCACTTCTCCGAGGTCCCTCTTCGCGCCGGTGCTTCATGGCGGAACCCCTCGCCTCCGAGCGGGACTATTCCGCTTCCACGACGGGAAGGGGCTCCCCCACCGGGAATAGCAGACGAGACGGGGACCCCGGCGGCCTCCGCCTCTTCAGCGCCGGCGTCTTGGCCTCTTCCCAGGCAGCCAGGAGGGTTTTGGAGGAG TGCACATCTTTTGTCCCCGAAGCCAGAGCCGTTCTTGATCTTGTGGATAATTGTCCTGTgcacacagagaagggaaattTCCCTGTGATCGTTATTGAAGGACTGGATGCAACAG GCAAAACGACAGTGACTTGTGCTTTGAAGGACGCGCTGAATGCTGTTCTCTTGAGGACCCCTCCTCCTTGTGTCAGTCAGTGGAGAAAGGTTTTTGACAATCAACCAACACTCATACGGAGAGCATTTTATGCACTGACTAACTACATTGTTGCTTCTGAAATAGCAAAGGCATCTGTGAACTCACCAGTGATTGTGGATAG ATATTGGCACAGCACTGCTGCCTATGCAATTGCCACAGAAATCAGTGGGAAGGTAGACGATCTCCCTCCACCTCATCATCCAGTCTACTGCTGGCCCAAAGACTTGCTGAAGCCAGACGTTGTCTTGCTGCTGACTCTCAGCTCAGATGAAAGAATCCGGAGATTGCAGGGACGAGGGATGGAGAAGACCAGGGAGGAGGCTGAGCTGGAAGAAAATAGGTCTTTCCGTCAGAG AGTAGAAGAGGCCTACAGAAGAATGGAGAATCCTGCATGCCAACCAGTTGACGCCAGCCCATCTAGAGAAGAAGTTGTCAAAGCTGTCCTACGTCTGATCAAAACACAATGTGATTTACCACGTGATTCCAGTAAATGA